From the Macaca thibetana thibetana isolate TM-01 chromosome 12, ASM2454274v1, whole genome shotgun sequence genome, one window contains:
- the LOC126932837 gene encoding 60S acidic ribosomal protein P0-like, giving the protein MPREDRATWKSNYFLKIIQLLDDYPKCFIVGADNVGSKQMQQIRMSLRGKAVVLMGKNTMMRKAIRGHLENNPALEKLLPHIRGNVGFVFTKEDLTEIRDMLLANKVPAAARAGAIAPCEVTVPAQNTGLGPEKTSFFQALGITTKISRGTIEILSDVQPIKTGDKVGASEATLLNMLNISPFSFGLVIQQVFDNGSIYNPEVLDITEETLHSRFLEGVRNVASVCLQIGYPTVASVPHSIINGYKRVLALSVETDYTFPLAEKVKAFLADPSAFVAAAPVAAATTAAPAAAAAAPAKVEAKEESEESDEDMGFGLFD; this is encoded by the coding sequence ATGCCCAGGGAAGACAGGGCGACCTGGAAGTCCAACTACTTCCTTAAGATCATCCAACTATTGGATGATTATCCGAAATGTTTCATCGTGGGAGCGGACAATGTGGGTTCCAAGCAGATGCAGCAGATCCGCATGTCCCTTCGAGGGAAGGCCGTGGTGCTGATGGGCAAGAACACCATGATGCGCAAGGCCATCCGAGGGCACCTGGAAAACAACCCAGCTCTGGAGAAACTGCTGCCTCATATCCGGGGGAATGTGGGCTTTGTGTTCACCAAGGAGGACCTCACTGAGATCAGGGACATGTTGCTGGCCAATAAGGTGCCAGCTGCTGCCCGTGCTGGTGCCATTGCTCCATGTGAAGTCACTGTGCCAGCCCAGAACACTGGACTCGGGCCCGAGAAGACCTCCTTTTTCCAGGCTTTAGGTATCACCACTAAAATCTCCAGGGGCACCATTGAAATCCTGAGTGATGTGCAGCCGATCAAGACTGGAGACAAAGTGGGAGCCAGCGAAGCCACGCTGCTGAACATGCTCAACATCTCCCCCTTCTCCTTTGGGCTGGTCATCCAGCAGGTGTTTGACAATGGCAGCATCTACAATCCTGAAGTGCTTGACATCACAGAGGAAACTCTGCATTCTCGCTTCCTAGAGGGTGTCCGCAATGTTGCCAGTGTCTGTCTGCAGATTGGCTACCCAACTGTTGCATCAGTACCCCATTCTATCATCAACGGGTACAAACGAGTCCTGGCCTTGTCTGTGGAGACGGATTACACCTTCCCACTTGCTGAAAAGGTCAAGGCCTTCTTGGCTGATCCATCTGCCTTTGTGGCTGCTGCCCCTGTGGCTGCTGCCACCacagctgctcctgctgctgctgctgcagccccaGCTAAGGTTGAAGCCAAGGAAGAGTCGGAGGAGTCGGACGAGGATATGGGATTTGGTCTCTTTGACTAA